A part of Desulfofundulus salinus genomic DNA contains:
- the nuoF gene encoding NADH-quinone oxidoreductase subunit NuoF, which yields MELYRAHVLVCAGAGCISSGCQAVKSALEESIDRLGLKREVKVVETGCMGPCDLGPVIVVYPEGVFYRQLKPADAVEIAEEHLLKGRVVERLLYKTPEDGKTAVTSDQIDFFKKQTRIALRNTGIINPESVEEYIARDGYRALGKVLTSMTPEEVIECIKKSGLRGRGGAGFPTGLKWEFSAKAPGKPKYVVCNADEGDPGAFMDRSILEGDPHSVLEAMAICGYAIGANQGYVYVRAEYPLAVQRLSLAIEKAREYGLLGENIFGTGFSFDVEIRVGAGAFVCGEETALLASIEGRRGEPRPRPPFPAQEGLWGKPTVINNVETWANIPPIILKGPEWFASIGTEKSKGTKVFALAGKVNNTGLVEVPMGTTLREIIFDIGGGIPGGKQFKAAQTGGPSGGCIPARYLDVPVDYESLTQLGAIMGSGGLIIMDEDTCMVDLARFFLEFVQDESCGKCSPCRIGTKRMLEIVERITRGEGRDGDIELLEELGHGIKSSALCGLGQTAPNPVLSTIRHFRDEYEAHIYHKKCPAGVCRALMVYAIDEEKCNGCGRCALVCPAKAISGEKKKPHRIDLEKCLRCGTCMEKCKFGAIYII from the coding sequence ATGGAACTTTACAGGGCTCATGTTCTGGTCTGTGCCGGGGCCGGGTGTATTTCCTCGGGGTGCCAGGCAGTAAAATCTGCCCTGGAAGAGAGCATAGACAGGCTGGGTTTAAAGCGCGAAGTGAAGGTGGTTGAAACCGGCTGTATGGGTCCCTGCGACCTGGGCCCGGTAATTGTGGTTTATCCCGAGGGAGTGTTTTACCGCCAGTTAAAACCCGCGGATGCAGTGGAAATCGCCGAAGAACATTTGTTAAAGGGGCGGGTGGTGGAGCGCCTGCTGTACAAGACGCCCGAAGACGGCAAGACGGCGGTGACCTCCGATCAGATAGATTTCTTTAAAAAGCAGACCCGCATTGCCCTGCGCAACACGGGAATCATCAACCCTGAATCGGTGGAAGAATACATTGCCCGCGACGGGTACCGGGCTTTGGGCAAAGTGCTTACCAGCATGACCCCGGAAGAAGTCATCGAGTGCATCAAAAAATCCGGTTTACGGGGGCGGGGCGGCGCAGGATTTCCGACCGGCTTGAAGTGGGAGTTTTCAGCCAAAGCGCCGGGGAAGCCCAAGTACGTGGTCTGTAACGCCGACGAGGGCGATCCGGGCGCCTTTATGGATAGAAGTATTCTCGAAGGGGATCCCCATAGCGTGCTGGAAGCCATGGCCATCTGCGGCTACGCCATAGGAGCAAACCAGGGCTACGTTTATGTCCGGGCCGAATACCCCCTGGCGGTGCAAAGATTGAGCCTGGCCATCGAAAAGGCCCGGGAATACGGCCTGCTGGGAGAAAACATCTTTGGCACGGGCTTTAGTTTCGACGTGGAAATCCGGGTGGGAGCCGGCGCCTTTGTCTGCGGCGAGGAAACGGCCCTGCTGGCTTCCATTGAAGGCCGCCGCGGTGAACCAAGGCCCAGACCTCCCTTTCCTGCCCAGGAAGGCCTTTGGGGAAAGCCCACGGTGATCAACAACGTGGAAACATGGGCCAACATTCCGCCCATTATCCTGAAGGGGCCCGAATGGTTTGCCTCCATCGGCACGGAGAAGAGCAAGGGAACGAAGGTCTTCGCCCTGGCCGGTAAAGTAAACAACACCGGTCTGGTTGAGGTGCCCATGGGTACCACCTTGAGGGAAATTATCTTTGATATTGGCGGTGGCATCCCGGGAGGCAAGCAATTCAAGGCCGCGCAGACGGGAGGCCCCTCCGGCGGCTGCATCCCGGCCCGATACCTGGACGTGCCGGTGGATTACGAGTCGCTGACCCAGCTGGGAGCCATCATGGGCTCCGGCGGTTTAATTATCATGGATGAGGATACCTGTATGGTGGACCTGGCCCGGTTCTTCCTCGAGTTTGTCCAGGACGAGTCCTGCGGCAAGTGTTCTCCCTGCCGCATTGGCACCAAGCGCATGCTGGAGATTGTGGAGCGGATAACCCGGGGTGAGGGCCGGGATGGGGATATCGAGCTTCTGGAAGAGCTGGGGCACGGCATCAAGTCTTCCGCCCTGTGCGGCCTCGGACAGACCGCTCCCAATCCCGTGCTCAGCACCATCCGCCACTTCCGCGACGAGTATGAAGCCCATATATACCACAAGAAGTGTCCCGCCGGGGTTTGCCGCGCCTTGATGGTGTACGCCATAGACGAAGAAAAATGCAACGGCTGCGGGCGCTGCGCCCTGGTATGTCCGGCAAAAGCTATTTCCGGAGAGAAAAAGAAGCCCCACCGGATAGACCTGGAAAAATGCCTCCGGTGCGGCACGTGTATGGAAAAGTGCAAGTTTGGTGCTATCTATATCATTTAA
- a CDS encoding NADH-dependent [FeFe] hydrogenase, group A6 — MSLVTLTIDGRQVQVPPGTTILAAARQAGVKIPTLCYLEELNVIGACRLCLVQVEGARALVAACVTRAAEGMVVHTSTPAVRHARRLNLELLMSNHPQECLTCVRNTSCELQQLAAELGVGEIRLQGEMSPYEVDDSSPSIIRDPRKCVLCRRCVAVCEKVQGVSAIAVQERGFDTVVAPAFLAPLGEVNCVNCGQCSLVCPTAAIHERDETDKVWAALADPEKHVVVQTAPAVRVSIGEMFGLEPGSIVTGKLVAALRRLGFDKVFDTDFTADLTIMEEGSELIHRLQNGGRLPLITSCSPGWIKFIEHFYPNLLPNLSTCKSPQQMFGALAKTYYAQKEGIDPARIFVVSIMPCTAKKYEAGRPEMNSSGYRDVDVVLTTRELGRMLKQAGIDFESLPEEDYDAPLGISTGAGVIFGATGGVMEAALRTAYELVTGATLLSLDFEEVRGLEGVKEASVNLAGTELKVAVAHGLGNARRVLDAVANKEREYHFIEIMCCPGGCIGGGGQPVPVDNEIRAKRIAAIYQVDRQMPLRKSHENPAVQALYREFLGEPLGHKSHELLHTHYTPRERF; from the coding sequence ATGTCCCTGGTGACGCTTACTATAGATGGGCGACAGGTTCAGGTGCCGCCCGGCACCACCATCCTGGCGGCGGCCAGGCAGGCTGGGGTAAAAATCCCCACGCTCTGTTACCTGGAGGAGTTGAACGTCATCGGTGCCTGCCGCCTGTGCCTGGTGCAGGTAGAAGGAGCCCGCGCGCTGGTGGCTGCCTGTGTAACCCGGGCCGCCGAGGGGATGGTGGTTCATACCAGCACACCGGCGGTACGGCACGCGCGCCGGCTTAATTTGGAACTGCTCATGTCCAACCACCCCCAGGAGTGTCTGACCTGTGTACGCAATACCAGCTGCGAGCTGCAGCAACTGGCGGCCGAACTGGGAGTGGGAGAAATTCGCCTCCAGGGGGAGATGTCTCCCTACGAGGTGGACGATTCCAGCCCCTCTATAATCCGTGACCCGCGCAAGTGCGTCCTTTGCCGCCGCTGCGTGGCGGTGTGCGAAAAGGTGCAGGGGGTCAGCGCCATTGCCGTCCAGGAACGGGGCTTTGATACCGTGGTGGCACCGGCCTTCCTGGCGCCGCTGGGCGAGGTAAACTGTGTCAACTGCGGCCAGTGCTCGCTGGTTTGTCCCACGGCGGCCATTCACGAGCGGGATGAAACGGACAAAGTTTGGGCCGCCCTGGCCGACCCGGAAAAGCACGTGGTGGTGCAAACCGCCCCTGCCGTGCGGGTAAGTATCGGCGAGATGTTCGGGCTGGAACCGGGAAGTATTGTTACGGGTAAGCTGGTGGCCGCTTTAAGGCGCCTGGGATTTGATAAAGTCTTTGATACTGATTTTACCGCTGATTTAACGATCATGGAAGAGGGTAGCGAGTTAATTCACCGCCTGCAGAACGGCGGCAGGCTCCCCCTGATTACATCGTGCAGCCCGGGGTGGATCAAATTTATTGAGCACTTTTACCCCAACCTGCTGCCTAACTTATCAACCTGCAAGTCGCCGCAGCAGATGTTCGGTGCCCTGGCCAAGACCTACTATGCGCAAAAAGAAGGTATCGATCCGGCCAGGATCTTCGTAGTTTCCATCATGCCCTGTACGGCGAAAAAATACGAAGCCGGCCGCCCGGAGATGAACTCCAGCGGCTACCGGGATGTGGACGTGGTGCTCACCACCCGGGAACTGGGTAGAATGCTCAAGCAGGCGGGTATTGATTTCGAGTCCCTTCCCGAGGAAGATTACGACGCGCCCCTGGGTATTTCCACCGGAGCGGGAGTCATCTTCGGGGCCACCGGTGGGGTGATGGAAGCAGCCCTGCGGACCGCTTATGAACTGGTCACGGGTGCTACCCTGCTGTCCCTGGACTTTGAGGAGGTCCGCGGGCTTGAAGGGGTGAAGGAAGCTTCCGTCAACCTGGCCGGGACGGAGTTGAAAGTAGCCGTGGCCCACGGGCTTGGCAATGCCCGCAGGGTCCTGGATGCCGTGGCAAACAAGGAAAGGGAGTACCATTTCATCGAAATCATGTGCTGCCCCGGCGGATGTATTGGCGGCGGCGGCCAGCCGGTTCCCGTGGACAATGAGATCCGGGCAAAACGTATCGCAGCCATCTACCAGGTGGACCGGCAGATGCCGCTGCGTAAATCCCACGAAAACCCGGCCGTACAGGCCCTGTACAGGGAGTTCCTGGGCGAGCCCCTGGGGCACAAGTCCCACGAGCTTCTGCATACACATTACACTCCGAGGGAGCGGTTTTAA
- a CDS encoding selenium metabolism-associated LysR family transcriptional regulator: MNIKQLEAFLLVAELRNFTKAAGQLGMSQPAVSFQIKALEEELGVTLLERNEKKVLLTEAGRLLYPEIKQMVRHYRKIRAMVNELQGLKSGHLMLGATSMPAECLLPIFIGGFREQYPGVRVSLQVGNSTIVARWLQDREIDIGVLGTAVGGDGIEYHSWLEDELIFIVPSWHPWAGNNISLEELTHEPLIIREVGSGTRQALEAKLAEHNITVEHFPSILELGSSQSMVQAVRAGLGIAAVSRRAAHDALEAGKVAQVIIPELQIRYYLYLAWPRQVSNGLTASIFKSFLMDRELCRRLLGKTG; this comes from the coding sequence ATGAATATAAAACAGCTGGAAGCCTTTTTGCTGGTCGCCGAATTGCGCAATTTTACTAAAGCCGCCGGGCAACTGGGAATGAGCCAGCCGGCCGTAAGTTTCCAGATAAAAGCACTGGAGGAAGAGCTGGGCGTTACCCTTTTGGAGCGCAATGAAAAAAAGGTGCTGCTTACCGAGGCCGGACGGCTTCTCTACCCGGAAATCAAGCAAATGGTGCGCCATTACCGGAAAATCCGGGCCATGGTCAATGAACTCCAGGGTTTGAAAAGCGGCCATTTGATGCTTGGAGCTACCAGCATGCCCGCCGAATGCCTCCTCCCCATTTTTATCGGAGGCTTCCGTGAGCAATACCCGGGGGTCCGGGTAAGCCTGCAGGTTGGCAATAGCACCATAGTGGCACGCTGGTTGCAGGACAGGGAAATCGACATTGGCGTGCTTGGAACGGCAGTGGGCGGGGACGGTATTGAGTACCATTCCTGGCTGGAAGACGAGTTGATTTTTATCGTCCCCTCCTGGCATCCCTGGGCAGGGAACAACATCTCCCTGGAGGAATTGACCCACGAACCGCTGATCATACGCGAAGTTGGTTCGGGCACCCGGCAGGCCCTGGAGGCCAAACTGGCCGAACACAACATTACCGTGGAGCATTTTCCCAGCATACTTGAACTGGGCAGCAGCCAGTCCATGGTGCAGGCGGTCCGGGCCGGGCTGGGGATAGCCGCGGTTTCCCGCCGTGCGGCCCACGATGCCCTGGAAGCAGGCAAAGTGGCCCAGGTAATCATCCCGGAACTGCAAATTCGTTACTACCTGTACCTGGCCTGGCCCCGGCAGGTCAGCAACGGCCTCACAGCCAGCATCTTCAAAAGCTTCCTCATGGACAGGGAACTATGCCGCCGTTTACTGGGGAAAACGGGCTAA
- a CDS encoding tRNA lysidine(34) synthetase yields MSKEFQRYVVTRVKRAIVDYGMIADGDRVAVGLSGGKDSSVLLHVLNLVRRVAPIKFSLHGIYVDPGWDMEVNVLREFCEYEGVPFYYKPTNIAEVVFDIRQEKNPCALCANLRRGALNNTARDLGCNKVALGHHLDDVIETFFMSLFYTGQFRTFSPITYLSRSGVTMIRPLIYLTQEHVREMARQKNLPILENPCPVNGRTKRQEMREFVANLLTRYPDLHLRFLNAFKTADLRNLWPVTK; encoded by the coding sequence TTGAGCAAAGAGTTTCAGCGGTATGTAGTTACCCGGGTAAAACGGGCCATTGTGGATTACGGTATGATTGCAGATGGGGACCGGGTGGCGGTAGGTCTTTCCGGGGGGAAGGACAGCAGCGTGCTTTTGCATGTCCTGAACCTTGTCCGGCGGGTGGCACCCATTAAATTTTCCCTGCACGGCATTTATGTAGATCCCGGCTGGGACATGGAAGTAAACGTGTTGCGGGAATTTTGTGAGTACGAAGGGGTTCCTTTTTATTATAAACCCACCAACATTGCCGAGGTAGTTTTTGATATCCGGCAGGAGAAAAACCCCTGTGCCCTGTGTGCCAACCTGCGCCGGGGGGCTTTAAACAATACCGCCCGGGACCTGGGATGCAACAAAGTGGCCCTGGGACATCACCTGGATGATGTGATTGAAACCTTTTTCATGAGCCTTTTTTACACCGGGCAGTTTCGTACTTTTTCCCCCATTACTTATTTAAGCCGGAGCGGTGTCACCATGATTCGTCCTTTAATCTATTTAACTCAGGAGCACGTACGGGAAATGGCGCGGCAAAAAAACTTGCCCATTTTAGAAAATCCCTGTCCCGTTAACGGCAGGACCAAGCGGCAGGAAATGAGGGAGTTCGTGGCAAATCTACTTACCAGATATCCCGATCTACACCTGCGCTTTCTCAATGCTTTCAAGACGGCAGACTTACGTAACCTGTGGCCGGTAACAAAGTAA
- the acs gene encoding acetate--CoA ligase alpha subunit, with the protein MGLLNNFYNPNAVAVVGASKKPGKVGHSIVKNLIESGFPGQIYPVNPKEEEIEGLTVYPSVTAIPEQVDLVVVAVPAARTLDVARECGEKGVKNLVVVTAGFKEIGKEGLDLEKELVAICHQYGMRMLGPNCVGMMDTHTPINASFTKTFPLKGDIAFLSQSGATLIAILDWSRSVGLGFSKMVSLGNKGDLSEIDFIAEAAEDPYTRVIACYLEDVADGSRFLEVVREATRKKPVIILKSGTSQAGAQAASSHTGALAGSDLAYDTAFRQCGVIRARSMTELFELAIAFSRCPVPAGKKVAIVTNSGGPGIVATDNVEARSLTMARFTRETIEELRGGLPAEAALYNPVDVLGDARADRYRFALEKVLADPNVDSIVVLMCPTAVAQPLETTQAVIELQKKYPHKPIMGVYLGGESMAEGARLMSEAGMTCFTFPEPAIAAINGLVSYGEFRNTPVGESDLIYPDVDKKAVKAIFYDAMRDNRLVLLGSEAAAVARAYGIPAAPISLATTPEEAVEEAEKMGYPVVLKVASPKILHKTDVGGVKIGLDSPEAVRKGFIEIMENVHRLLPQAVVYGIEVQKMMPKGVELIIGMTRDVQFGPMIACGLGGIYVNLLKDVSFRLAQGLTRREIEAMLSETKAYTLLRGYRGEKPADLPALVEAIGRTARLVLDFPEINEIDINPVFVYNQGLSALDIKITIS; encoded by the coding sequence GTGGGACTACTGAACAACTTTTATAACCCGAATGCGGTAGCCGTTGTCGGTGCCTCAAAAAAACCCGGTAAAGTAGGCCACTCTATAGTGAAGAATCTAATCGAGTCAGGATTTCCGGGACAAATTTATCCGGTTAATCCCAAGGAGGAGGAAATTGAGGGTTTAACGGTTTATCCATCGGTTACAGCCATTCCAGAGCAGGTGGACCTGGTCGTTGTAGCCGTTCCCGCAGCCAGAACCCTGGATGTAGCCAGAGAGTGTGGGGAAAAGGGTGTCAAAAACCTGGTAGTGGTCACTGCCGGGTTTAAGGAAATTGGCAAAGAGGGTCTGGATCTCGAAAAAGAACTGGTAGCTATCTGCCACCAGTATGGCATGCGTATGCTGGGGCCAAACTGCGTGGGCATGATGGACACCCATACGCCCATCAACGCTTCTTTTACCAAAACTTTCCCCTTGAAAGGCGACATAGCCTTCCTCTCCCAGAGCGGTGCCACCCTGATTGCCATCCTGGACTGGAGCCGCTCCGTTGGTCTTGGTTTCAGCAAGATGGTCAGTCTGGGTAATAAAGGAGATCTTTCGGAAATTGATTTCATTGCCGAAGCTGCCGAGGACCCCTATACCCGCGTAATCGCCTGCTACCTGGAAGACGTGGCCGACGGGTCTCGTTTCCTGGAAGTGGTCCGCGAGGCCACCCGTAAAAAACCCGTAATCATTCTCAAGTCCGGTACCAGCCAGGCCGGTGCCCAGGCCGCTTCTTCCCACACCGGTGCCCTGGCCGGTAGTGACCTGGCTTACGACACGGCCTTCCGGCAGTGCGGCGTAATCCGCGCCCGGTCCATGACCGAGCTCTTTGAGCTGGCCATTGCCTTTTCCCGTTGTCCGGTTCCGGCCGGCAAGAAGGTGGCCATTGTGACCAACTCCGGGGGTCCGGGCATTGTGGCTACGGATAATGTGGAAGCCAGGTCCCTGACTATGGCGCGGTTTACCAGGGAAACCATTGAAGAATTGCGTGGGGGACTACCCGCCGAGGCCGCCCTGTACAACCCGGTGGACGTGCTGGGTGATGCCAGGGCCGACCGTTATCGTTTTGCCCTGGAAAAGGTTCTTGCCGACCCCAATGTGGACAGTATCGTGGTTTTAATGTGTCCCACCGCCGTGGCCCAGCCCCTGGAAACCACCCAGGCCGTGATTGAGCTACAAAAGAAATATCCCCATAAGCCAATTATGGGCGTTTACCTGGGCGGCGAATCCATGGCTGAAGGTGCACGACTCATGTCCGAAGCCGGCATGACCTGTTTTACTTTCCCCGAGCCGGCTATTGCGGCGATCAACGGATTGGTTAGTTACGGTGAATTTCGCAATACCCCCGTAGGGGAAAGTGATCTGATCTATCCCGATGTGGACAAGAAAGCGGTCAAGGCCATTTTTTACGATGCCATGCGGGATAACCGCCTGGTGCTGCTGGGCAGCGAAGCTGCAGCCGTTGCCAGGGCGTACGGCATCCCGGCCGCTCCCATATCCCTGGCCACCACCCCCGAGGAGGCGGTGGAGGAAGCCGAGAAAATGGGCTACCCGGTGGTGCTTAAGGTGGCTTCTCCCAAGATCCTGCACAAGACCGACGTGGGCGGCGTGAAAATTGGCCTTGATTCTCCCGAGGCAGTACGCAAAGGTTTCATCGAGATTATGGAGAACGTCCATCGCCTGCTGCCCCAGGCGGTGGTCTACGGCATAGAGGTACAGAAAATGATGCCCAAGGGCGTGGAGCTGATCATCGGCATGACCCGGGATGTCCAGTTTGGCCCCATGATTGCCTGCGGTCTGGGTGGTATTTACGTCAACCTGCTTAAAGATGTTTCCTTCCGCCTGGCCCAGGGGCTCACCCGGCGGGAGATTGAGGCCATGCTCAGCGAAACCAAGGCCTATACCCTCTTGCGGGGTTACCGGGGCGAGAAGCCGGCCGACCTGCCGGCGCTGGTGGAAGCCATCGGCCGTACGGCCCGGCTGGTGCTTGACTTCCCGGAGATCAATGAAATCGATATTAACCCCGTCTTTGTCTATAACCAGGGCTTAAGTGCCCTTGATATCAAAATTACCATATCGTGA
- a CDS encoding phosphotransacetylase family protein, whose amino-acid sequence MRNLYIMGTPASGKTALALGLAQKLQKEGFRVVYFKPIGSPSRGPERMDEDAVLMREVLGMDVPLELVVPRMIGPSYLSGNGCKDALAHVRAAYEQISAGADVVIIGGAAYPYAYAACGLDDITLARQLDAQVLLVLNIENDFGFDQALFFNRSFTAAGVNLLGNIFNNIPRPLLAKIEGIYRPLLEEHGYRTLGVIPRRPEIASPTVEEYYEVLGGEILTGSENLKRLVEDVVVGAMTAESALTYFRRTADKAVILGGDRADVALAALETSTSVLILTGGLYPDVKVIARAQEKGVPLILVHYDTYTTIEKISHLSRRLKPGDTTGIKVALENVEQYCQWEAIVEALR is encoded by the coding sequence ATGAGAAATCTGTACATTATGGGCACTCCGGCCAGCGGTAAAACGGCCCTGGCCCTGGGCCTGGCTCAAAAATTGCAAAAAGAAGGCTTTCGGGTTGTATACTTCAAGCCTATCGGGAGCCCTTCCCGGGGACCGGAACGGATGGATGAGGATGCCGTTTTAATGCGGGAAGTGCTGGGGATGGACGTGCCCCTGGAATTAGTGGTGCCCCGGATGATCGGCCCATCCTACCTGTCCGGCAATGGTTGTAAAGACGCTCTTGCCCACGTCCGCGCAGCCTACGAGCAGATTTCCGCAGGTGCCGATGTGGTGATTATCGGCGGGGCAGCCTACCCCTACGCTTACGCCGCCTGCGGGTTGGACGATATTACCCTGGCCAGACAACTGGACGCTCAGGTATTGCTGGTGTTAAACATTGAAAATGATTTTGGCTTTGACCAGGCCCTGTTCTTTAACCGCAGCTTTACGGCGGCGGGGGTAAATCTTTTGGGGAACATTTTCAACAACATTCCCCGTCCTCTCCTGGCCAAGATCGAAGGCATCTACCGGCCCCTTTTAGAGGAACACGGCTACCGCACTTTGGGTGTGATCCCGCGCCGCCCGGAAATTGCTTCCCCTACCGTGGAAGAATACTATGAAGTTCTGGGCGGGGAAATCCTGACCGGCAGCGAAAATCTAAAGCGCCTGGTGGAGGATGTGGTGGTCGGGGCCATGACCGCCGAGAGCGCCCTGACCTATTTCCGCCGCACTGCCGATAAGGCGGTGATTCTGGGTGGTGACCGGGCCGATGTTGCCCTGGCCGCCCTGGAAACCAGCACCTCGGTGCTCATCCTGACTGGCGGCCTCTATCCCGACGTGAAGGTCATTGCCCGGGCGCAGGAAAAGGGAGTGCCCCTGATCCTGGTTCACTATGATACCTATACTACTATCGAAAAAATCAGCCACTTGTCCCGTCGTTTAAAGCCGGGCGATACCACCGGAATTAAAGTGGCCCTGGAAAACGTGGAACAGTATTGCCAGTGGGAGGCCATTGTGGAGGCTTTGCGCTAA
- a CDS encoding YceD family protein, with translation MRIDVTDLKKSPGESIQVELSSPLPELEFYGERLSFEGPARASLEISNTGKALLVEGKVKGTLGVRCARCLEPFRWPVEATLSEVYYPADSEELVVVEPTQGEYQEWIPFSGDVLDITPEVLKSILLVLPMRFLCKEGCRGLCPRCGQNLNMAPCACPGEDVDPRLMILKDMFKDSNR, from the coding sequence ATGCGTATTGATGTGACGGATTTAAAAAAGAGCCCCGGGGAAAGCATACAGGTGGAACTCTCTTCTCCATTGCCAGAACTGGAGTTCTACGGGGAAAGGTTGAGCTTTGAGGGTCCCGCCCGGGCTTCCCTGGAGATTAGCAATACCGGGAAAGCCCTTTTGGTGGAGGGTAAGGTCAAGGGTACGCTGGGAGTCCGTTGTGCCCGCTGTTTGGAACCTTTTCGCTGGCCGGTAGAGGCCACGCTAAGCGAAGTGTACTATCCTGCGGACAGTGAAGAGCTGGTTGTTGTAGAGCCAACTCAAGGAGAGTACCAGGAATGGATCCCCTTTTCCGGCGATGTCCTGGATATTACGCCGGAAGTACTGAAGAGCATTTTGCTTGTGTTGCCCATGCGTTTCCTTTGTAAAGAGGGTTGCCGCGGTCTGTGTCCCCGGTGTGGCCAAAACCTGAACATGGCACCCTGTGCCTGTCCCGGGGAAGATGTGGACCCGCGCCTGATGATACTCAAGGACATGTTTAAGGACAGCAACCGGTAA
- the rpmF gene encoding 50S ribosomal protein L32 — protein sequence MGVPKRKTSKRRARMRRAHWKIEAPGLVRCSQCHALIVPHRVCPECGYYKAKEVVRVQ from the coding sequence ATGGGTGTTCCGAAAAGGAAAACTTCTAAGCGGCGGGCCAGAATGCGGCGGGCCCACTGGAAGATAGAGGCCCCGGGACTGGTGCGTTGTTCCCAGTGCCATGCCCTGATCGTGCCTCACCGGGTTTGCCCGGAATGCGGGTATTACAAGGCAAAAGAAGTGGTGAGAGTTCAGTAG
- the fapR gene encoding transcription factor FapR, producing MSKSHTGKLKRQQLVARYLSGNPFLTDEDLAAILGVSVQTIRLDRNELHIPEKRERLEQVARGVYGQLRALSETDLVGELVELNIGKSGVSILTITDEMTLKRTRVARGHYLFAQANSLAVALCDAEVALTGTTKVSFRRPVFCGEKVVARAFVRRKKGNKYMVRVASRVNNEVVLEGKFLIFAIAEEVWRQ from the coding sequence ATGTCCAAAAGTCATACGGGAAAACTGAAGCGCCAGCAGCTGGTTGCCCGCTACCTGAGCGGCAACCCTTTCCTCACCGATGAGGATCTCGCCGCCATCCTGGGGGTCAGCGTACAGACCATCCGGCTGGATCGCAACGAGTTACATATTCCGGAAAAACGTGAGCGTTTGGAGCAGGTGGCCCGGGGCGTTTACGGCCAGCTCCGGGCTTTGAGTGAGACCGATCTGGTGGGTGAGCTGGTGGAGCTGAACATAGGCAAATCGGGCGTTTCTATACTAACCATTACCGATGAGATGACCCTCAAACGCACCCGCGTGGCCCGGGGGCATTATTTATTTGCCCAGGCCAACTCTCTGGCGGTGGCTTTATGCGATGCCGAGGTGGCCCTTACCGGCACCACCAAGGTGAGTTTCCGCCGGCCGGTGTTTTGCGGGGAAAAGGTGGTGGCCAGGGCGTTTGTAAGGCGAAAAAAGGGCAATAAATATATGGTAAGGGTTGCCTCAAGAGTCAATAACGAGGTAGTGCTGGAAGGAAAATTTCTCATCTTCGCCATAGCAGAGGAGGTCTGGCGGCAGTGA
- the plsX gene encoding phosphate acyltransferase PlsX, translating to MKIAVDAMGGDHAPAEIVRGSVEAAREYRQEIILVGDREKILAELGQSPPDHIEVFHAPEIITMEEQPAVAVRKKKQSSIVQAVRLVKEGEAAALVSAGSTGAAMAASLLGLGRIQGIDRPAIASILPRRGGTTVLLDAGANVDCKPHHLLQFAIMGSLYAEKILGVPRPRVGLLNVGEEETKGNELTLATFPLLRQARINFIGNVEGRDIFAGTVDVVVCDGFVGNIVLKAGEGLATALLGMIKEEVTRSWLAKMGTAMAIPALKCFERRIDYAEYGGAPLLGVNGVSIICHGSSTARAIKNAIKRAREAVETGLVSAIRSSIEDIAEHQKVGIS from the coding sequence GTGAAAATTGCCGTTGATGCCATGGGCGGTGACCATGCGCCGGCGGAAATCGTGCGGGGGTCAGTGGAAGCGGCCCGGGAATACCGCCAGGAGATCATTCTGGTGGGGGACCGGGAAAAAATTCTGGCCGAACTGGGCCAGTCACCCCCTGATCATATTGAGGTGTTTCACGCCCCGGAAATTATTACCATGGAGGAACAGCCGGCCGTAGCGGTCCGGAAAAAGAAACAGTCTTCCATTGTGCAGGCTGTGAGGCTGGTTAAGGAAGGGGAGGCAGCAGCCCTGGTTTCTGCCGGCAGTACGGGAGCGGCCATGGCGGCTTCCCTTTTAGGTTTGGGACGCATCCAGGGGATTGACCGCCCGGCCATAGCCAGTATTTTACCCCGGCGTGGGGGAACCACCGTCCTTTTAGATGCGGGAGCCAACGTGGACTGCAAACCCCACCATTTACTGCAGTTTGCCATTATGGGTTCCCTGTACGCCGAAAAGATCCTTGGCGTTCCCCGGCCCCGGGTTGGCCTTTTAAATGTGGGGGAAGAAGAGACAAAGGGCAACGAACTCACCCTGGCCACCTTTCCCCTCCTGCGCCAGGCAAGAATTAACTTTATCGGCAACGTGGAGGGGCGGGATATCTTCGCCGGTACGGTAGACGTGGTAGTTTGCGATGGCTTTGTGGGGAACATTGTTTTGAAGGCCGGAGAAGGGCTGGCCACGGCACTGCTTGGAATGATCAAGGAGGAAGTTACCAGGAGCTGGCTGGCCAAAATGGGTACGGCCATGGCCATCCCTGCATTAAAGTGTTTCGAAAGGCGCATTGATTATGCCGAGTACGGTGGCGCGCCGCTTTTAGGAGTCAACGGGGTATCCATCATTTGTCACGGCAGTTCCACTGCCCGGGCGATCAAAAACGCCATTAAAAGGGCCAGGGAAGCAGTTGAAACCGGCCTGGTAAGCGCCATCCGGAGCAGTATTGAAGACATCGCTGAGCACCAGAAAGTGGGGATAAGTTAA